The Clostridia bacterium genome includes a window with the following:
- the folP gene encoding dihydropteroate synthase — MEMEERKMPVLMGILNVTPDSFYDGGKHYSLDSAVRHAEKLILDGADIIDIGGESTRPGSTPVSASEELKRTTEVVKRVCALGALVSIDTTKPEVARDALSLGASIINDVSGRVNPEMAALAKEYGARLVITHAPADIDEEINIVNDVLEFFEMALSDLSYLGFPPENIIFDPGIGFGKTTEQNFDVLRNLYELKTLKIPILLGASNKSYIKNTIGADEQSLNIGNTITIAAALRDEIDMIRVHDVSHAKKVFKMCAKLDI, encoded by the coding sequence ATGGAGATGGAAGAAAGAAAAATGCCTGTTTTAATGGGCATTTTAAATGTGACGCCCGATTCGTTTTACGACGGCGGTAAGCACTATTCTTTAGACTCCGCCGTGCGCCATGCCGAAAAGCTCATACTCGACGGAGCCGACATAATAGATATAGGCGGCGAATCGACACGTCCGGGATCTACGCCCGTATCGGCGTCGGAGGAACTCAAACGTACAACAGAGGTCGTAAAGCGCGTATGCGCGCTGGGCGCTTTGGTATCGATAGACACAACAAAACCCGAAGTTGCGCGCGATGCGCTGTCTTTGGGTGCGTCGATAATAAACGACGTAAGCGGCAGGGTGAACCCCGAAATGGCGGCGCTTGCAAAGGAATACGGCGCGCGCCTTGTAATAACGCACGCACCCGCCGATATCGACGAGGAGATAAATATAGTAAACGATGTTCTCGAGTTTTTCGAAATGGCCCTTTCGGACCTTTCGTATCTTGGCTTTCCGCCCGAAAACATCATATTCGATCCGGGCATAGGCTTCGGAAAGACCACTGAGCAGAATTTCGACGTCTTACGCAATCTGTACGAGCTTAAAACGCTGAAAATACCGATATTGCTCGGCGCGTCGAACAAATCGTATATTAAAAACACCATAGGCGCAGATGAACAAAGCCTTAATATCGGCAACACCATAACAATAGCGGCCGCATTGCGCGACGAAATTGACATGATAAGGGTGCATGATGTTTCTCATGCAAAAAAAGTATTTAAAATGTGCGCAAAGCTTGATATATGA
- the folK gene encoding 2-amino-4-hydroxy-6-hydroxymethyldihydropteridine diphosphokinase, with amino-acid sequence MFTIFIDRLKVFGHIGVYDFEKKNGQNFLIWAQADIDDERLCDDIETSVDYTKLVSSLEGLVRDSRCDLLEVFLKNALKEIMCRFPSIVKMRARICKESAPIDAELCAVGVSASLKRSTVYLSLGSNIGDRTANLKTAVAKLGALESTRVESVSNVYETSPVDCGPCDDYLNCCVKVSTLLSPRRLLHLVLETESEMGRERPYKNAPRVIDIDMLLYDDVISLDEELILPHPRMLGRKFVLVPLLDIYDSSLERRLYFSDALSCINSEDTVKYFCKL; translated from the coding sequence ATGTTTACGATATTTATAGACAGGCTCAAAGTCTTCGGACACATAGGCGTATATGACTTTGAAAAAAAGAACGGCCAGAATTTTCTTATCTGGGCTCAGGCCGACATAGACGACGAGCGTCTTTGTGACGATATTGAGACGAGCGTAGATTATACAAAGCTCGTTTCCTCACTTGAAGGCCTTGTAAGAGATTCGAGGTGCGATCTTTTAGAGGTATTTTTAAAAAATGCTCTGAAAGAGATAATGTGCCGCTTCCCCAGCATAGTAAAAATGCGCGCACGCATTTGCAAGGAAAGCGCGCCGATAGACGCCGAGCTTTGTGCGGTAGGCGTAAGCGCCTCGTTAAAGAGAAGCACGGTCTATCTTTCGCTCGGTTCAAATATAGGCGACCGCACGGCAAATCTTAAGACTGCCGTCGCAAAGCTTGGCGCGCTTGAGTCAACGCGCGTAGAAAGCGTATCGAATGTTTATGAGACCTCTCCCGTGGACTGCGGCCCGTGCGATGATTATCTTAACTGCTGCGTAAAGGTATCTACGCTTTTGTCTCCCCGCAGGCTGCTTCATTTGGTTTTGGAAACAGAAAGCGAAATGGGGCGCGAGCGTCCTTATAAAAACGCTCCGCGCGTGATAGACATAGACATGCTTCTTTACGACGACGTTATATCTCTTGATGAGGAGCTTATTCTGCCCCATCCGCGAATGCTCGGGCGCAAATTCGTGCTCGTGCCGCTTCTTGATATATACGACTCCTCGCTTGAGCGAAGGTTGTATTTTTCCGATGCGCTGTCCTGTATAAACAGCGAGGATACTGTCAAATACTTTTGCAAACTATAG
- a CDS encoding TatD family hydrolase, whose protein sequence is MHSCDYFDVHNHIENYGPYENMHVLLNGGSNEKIGLLMMAMDMPTYLEAAKIENSSDNAAAAFGIHPWRAHLYHDRADEFEKYVSQARIIGEIGLCGKWAPKESEPYQKEVFETLLALSEKYDRPVSVHTVGREAECLEMIKAFGVKNVCIHWFHGDIPMAKKYLDLGCYFSLGPDVGFSDEADELARFLPRERILIETDGADCFAWARKCEKSPWQYEPSAIIDVYYHAAKVRGESLDTLSIYVKENFFAFTRF, encoded by the coding sequence ATGCATTCCTGCGATTATTTCGACGTACACAATCACATAGAGAACTACGGCCCATATGAAAATATGCATGTGCTTTTAAACGGCGGCTCAAACGAAAAGATCGGCCTTCTTATGATGGCTATGGATATGCCCACTTATCTTGAGGCGGCCAAGATAGAAAATAGCTCTGATAACGCCGCAGCCGCCTTTGGGATACATCCGTGGCGCGCGCATCTTTATCACGACCGCGCCGATGAATTTGAAAAATACGTAAGTCAGGCGAGGATAATAGGAGAGATAGGCCTTTGCGGCAAATGGGCCCCGAAAGAGTCGGAGCCGTATCAGAAAGAAGTGTTTGAAACGCTTCTCGCGCTTTCAGAAAAATACGACCGTCCCGTAAGCGTACATACCGTAGGACGCGAGGCGGAATGTCTCGAAATGATAAAGGCCTTTGGAGTAAAGAACGTATGCATACATTGGTTCCACGGCGATATCCCCATGGCGAAAAAGTATCTCGACTTGGGCTGTTACTTCTCGTTGGGGCCTGACGTCGGCTTTTCGGACGAAGCGGACGAGCTTGCGCGCTTTCTTCCGCGCGAGCGCATACTTATTGAAACGGACGGCGCGGACTGCTTCGCCTGGGCGAGAAAATGCGAAAAATCGCCGTGGCAGTACGAGCCTTCGGCGATCATTGACGTATATTATCACGCTGCAAAAGTGCGCGGGGAAAGCCTTGATACGCTTTCGATTTACGTAAAAGAGAATTTCTTCGCGTTCACGCGGTTTTAA
- a CDS encoding SoxR reducing system RseC family protein encodes MLYNEGLVVSLDGDYAGVKIVREGACGHDCSKCVGCGGGETTIIARNDARASVGDFVALEGDGIIVRRAFIVYMLPILLFFAGYAIGYYLLGMGEGLCALLGLVLAAVEVIITMRYSKKQKEKGNIPVITHVL; translated from the coding sequence ATGTTATATAACGAGGGGCTGGTCGTATCGCTTGACGGCGATTACGCCGGAGTGAAAATAGTAAGAGAAGGCGCATGCGGCCACGACTGCAGCAAATGCGTAGGCTGCGGCGGAGGCGAAACGACGATAATCGCACGAAACGACGCTCGCGCCTCCGTAGGCGATTTCGTCGCGCTCGAGGGCGACGGTATAATCGTGCGGCGCGCGTTTATCGTGTATATGCTGCCGATACTACTTTTCTTTGCGGGATATGCGATAGGATATTATCTTTTGGGCATGGGCGAGGGCTTATGCGCCCTTTTAGGACTTGTATTGGCCGCAGTAGAAGTGATAATAACGATGCGTTACAGCAAAAAGCAGAAAGAGAAGGGCAATATCCCCGTTATAACCCACGTGCTTTAA
- the cdaA gene encoding diadenylate cyclase CdaA, with translation MGLFENIWSYIRLISIIDIIDIAIVAFTIYKIITYAKGTRVSQLLKGIVILLVVMQVSAFLQLNAVNYILKNLMQIGLLALIVVFQPELRRMLESVGTRGWGLSFFTRNESGENAETLAVIESVCKAAAKMSEAHIGALIVFERKTYLQDIAKSGTRLDARVSEEFLQNIFYPKAPLHDGAAIISENLVAAAGCILPLSQQRGINKELGTRHRAALGASETSDAVVVVVSEESGMISFAQKGVLTRGLDAAALSDKLQGALIAQDEIMTKQKDFRDIFIDFFNPKKKKEDKTKDE, from the coding sequence ATGGGTTTGTTTGAAAACATATGGAGCTATATACGACTTATATCCATCATTGACATAATCGATATAGCCATTGTCGCTTTTACAATATACAAAATAATAACATACGCCAAGGGCACGAGAGTAAGCCAGCTTTTAAAAGGTATCGTGATTCTGCTCGTCGTTATGCAGGTAAGTGCGTTCTTGCAGCTTAACGCCGTCAATTACATACTTAAAAATCTTATGCAGATAGGCCTGCTTGCTCTTATCGTCGTGTTCCAGCCCGAGCTTAGGCGTATGCTTGAAAGCGTGGGTACGCGCGGATGGGGGCTTTCGTTCTTTACACGAAATGAAAGCGGCGAGAATGCCGAAACTCTTGCCGTTATCGAAAGCGTATGCAAGGCCGCGGCGAAAATGTCGGAAGCACATATAGGCGCGCTCATCGTATTTGAAAGAAAAACGTATCTTCAGGATATTGCCAAATCCGGTACGAGGCTTGATGCGCGCGTAAGCGAGGAGTTTTTGCAGAACATTTTCTATCCGAAGGCTCCGCTTCACGACGGAGCGGCGATCATAAGCGAGAACTTAGTCGCCGCGGCGGGCTGCATACTGCCGCTTTCGCAGCAGCGCGGCATAAATAAGGAGCTGGGAACACGCCACAGGGCGGCTTTGGGCGCAAGCGAGACGAGTGACGCCGTCGTTGTTGTGGTATCTGAGGAAAGCGGCATGATATCATTCGCCCAAAAGGGCGTACTGACGAGAGGGCTTGACGCGGCCGCACTCAGCGATAAGCTTCAGGGCGCGCTTATCGCGCAAGACGAGATCATGACAAAGCAGAAGGATTTCAGGGATATTTTCATCGATTTCTTCAATCCAAAGAAAAAGAAAGAGGATAAAACCAAGGATGAATAA
- a CDS encoding aminotransferase class V-fold PLP-dependent enzyme: MIYFDCAASSLQKPPSVYDAHITAMRAFSCGVGRSGYAPALRAAEKIYEVRERAAEFFGMPKPCGAVITHNATHALNTALKGTILPGERLVISDMEHNAVYRTAMWLKNCGVKIDIVHIAFSDDETCENFRAAFSKETRAVCITHISNVFGNILPIRRIFEDAKKHGILTILDASQSAGSIKINMEDDNIDILCCAGHKGLMGPQGTGLMCVNSDVDINPVIHGGTGSDSVSPDMPKYLPDRFEAGTHDTPGIIALGEGMGFIENLGVEKIFEHEKSIISFIKTELSKLPNVTIYERAQNTAGLFSFNIEGIDSEETAARLDALEICVRSGLHCSPLAHKSSGTLECGTVRVSAGIYNTFEEAERLIWAVRSIA, from the coding sequence ATGATATATTTTGACTGTGCGGCGTCTTCTCTTCAAAAGCCTCCGTCCGTGTATGACGCGCATATAACGGCCATGCGCGCGTTTTCCTGCGGCGTAGGCCGCTCGGGATATGCGCCCGCCCTGCGCGCCGCCGAAAAGATATACGAGGTGCGCGAGCGGGCGGCGGAGTTCTTCGGTATGCCCAAACCTTGCGGCGCGGTAATTACGCATAATGCCACTCACGCCTTAAATACAGCGCTGAAGGGCACGATCTTACCGGGGGAAAGACTTGTGATCTCCGATATGGAACACAACGCCGTATATCGAACGGCGATGTGGCTTAAAAACTGCGGCGTAAAGATAGATATAGTGCATATAGCTTTCAGCGACGACGAAACATGTGAAAATTTCAGGGCGGCATTTTCGAAAGAAACGCGCGCCGTGTGCATAACACATATTTCCAATGTATTTGGAAACATTTTGCCGATACGTCGTATTTTTGAAGATGCAAAAAAGCATGGTATCCTTACGATATTGGACGCCTCTCAATCGGCGGGCAGCATTAAAATAAATATGGAAGACGATAATATCGACATACTTTGCTGTGCGGGACATAAGGGGCTTATGGGTCCGCAGGGCACGGGGCTTATGTGCGTAAACTCCGACGTTGATATAAACCCTGTCATACACGGCGGCACGGGAAGCGACTCTGTTTCACCCGATATGCCCAAGTATCTTCCCGATCGGTTTGAAGCGGGAACGCACGACACGCCGGGAATAATAGCGCTCGGCGAGGGTATGGGCTTTATTGAAAATTTGGGCGTTGAGAAGATCTTCGAGCACGAAAAAAGCATAATTTCATTTATTAAGACCGAGCTTTCAAAACTGCCGAACGTCACGATCTATGAGCGCGCACAAAACACGGCCGGCCTTTTTTCGTTTAATATAGAAGGCATAGACTCTGAGGAGACTGCAGCACGTCTTGACGCGCTGGAAATATGCGTAAGAAGCGGTCTTCACTGTTCGCCTCTTGCGCACAAGTCATCGGGAACGCTTGAATGCGGCACGGTGAGAGTGAGCGCGGGCATATACAATACGTTTGAGGAGGCCGAGCGGCTTATTTGGGCGGTGCGAAGCATCGCATAG
- a CDS encoding DUF3343 domain-containing protein has product MYILIHVVSQTEAGRIMKMLESNAIYASVRKTPFFISHTGCGFAVRIKHSELERAMSVLKRHKASYKGIYEVLGEEARRIDA; this is encoded by the coding sequence ATGTATATACTCATACACGTCGTATCGCAGACCGAGGCGGGCAGGATCATGAAAATGCTTGAGTCGAACGCTATATATGCCTCTGTGCGAAAGACGCCTTTCTTTATATCGCACACGGGATGCGGCTTCGCCGTAAGGATAAAACACAGCGAGCTTGAACGAGCCATGTCCGTTTTAAAACGACATAAAGCGTCATATAAAGGCATATATGAGGTCTTGGGAGAAGAGGCGCGGAGGATAGATGCATGA
- a CDS encoding HAMP domain-containing histidine kinase — MHLKWKVFIQFIIFAAVVLACLWIFQIVLLDSFYKQIKIYEIQKAAETIEHNIDDEQLEDLAIRIAREGNMCAAVYDQSFEQKLSIDILPDCVIHKLPAFIIEEIYARTLESGGEHMEIFSREAFFDRNYDEDDFRKGAPGRDGGMGASLIYSRIVKTADGGECLVLLNSTISPVNATVNTLRTQLIIITAIMILLAFVLALVISKRIAKPIVKINESAKMLAQGDYEADFSVNGKEFLEIKELSNTLDHASKELSKVENLRRELIANVSHDLRTPLTLIKGYGEMMRDIPGENTAENIQIIIDETSRLSELVNDVLDISKLQSGEQVFNVERFCLTDMIEEILGRYGKLVSRDGYSIDFERTENVYVDADETRMAQVVYNLVNNAINYSGKDKRVRIVQSVKNDTVCVSVIDSGEGIAESDLPYIWDRYYKVDKTHKRAHIGTGLGLSIVKHIFEQHGARYGVTSEVGKGSTFWFELKAKETSEIK; from the coding sequence ATGCACCTTAAATGGAAGGTGTTCATCCAGTTTATAATTTTTGCCGCAGTCGTGCTTGCGTGTCTGTGGATATTTCAGATAGTGCTTTTGGACTCGTTTTACAAGCAGATAAAGATTTATGAGATACAGAAGGCGGCGGAAACGATAGAGCATAATATAGACGACGAGCAGCTTGAGGATCTGGCGATACGCATTGCGAGAGAAGGCAATATGTGCGCAGCCGTTTACGATCAGTCGTTCGAACAGAAGTTGTCGATAGATATACTGCCGGACTGCGTTATCCATAAGCTGCCGGCGTTCATTATCGAGGAGATATACGCAAGAACCCTTGAAAGCGGAGGCGAGCATATGGAGATATTCTCGCGCGAGGCGTTTTTTGACAGAAACTACGACGAGGACGACTTCCGCAAAGGAGCGCCGGGACGCGACGGAGGAATGGGCGCGTCGCTCATATACTCGCGCATAGTTAAGACCGCCGACGGCGGCGAATGCCTCGTGCTCTTGAACTCCACGATATCGCCGGTGAACGCCACCGTAAATACGCTGCGCACACAGCTTATCATAATCACGGCGATAATGATATTGCTTGCGTTCGTTTTGGCGCTAGTTATATCAAAGCGCATAGCAAAGCCGATAGTGAAGATAAACGAATCGGCGAAAATGCTGGCGCAGGGCGATTATGAAGCCGACTTTTCGGTAAACGGCAAAGAATTTCTCGAAATAAAAGAGCTTTCAAACACGCTCGACCATGCCTCAAAGGAATTGTCAAAGGTGGAAAATCTGAGGCGTGAGCTTATTGCCAACGTATCCCACGACCTTCGCACGCCGCTTACTCTGATAAAGGGATACGGCGAGATGATGCGCGACATCCCGGGCGAGAATACGGCGGAGAATATCCAGATAATCATTGACGAGACGAGCCGACTGTCGGAGCTTGTGAACGACGTGCTCGACATATCTAAGCTTCAGTCCGGCGAGCAGGTATTCAACGTGGAGCGTTTTTGCCTTACCGATATGATAGAGGAGATACTGGGCCGCTACGGAAAGCTCGTGAGCCGCGACGGATACTCGATAGATTTCGAGAGGACCGAGAACGTTTACGTTGACGCAGACGAGACGCGAATGGCTCAGGTAGTATATAATCTCGTGAACAACGCGATAAATTATTCGGGAAAAGATAAGCGCGTGCGGATCGTGCAGAGCGTAAAGAACGATACCGTATGCGTCAGCGTCATAGATTCCGGTGAGGGGATAGCCGAAAGCGACCTTCCTTATATATGGGACAGATACTACAAGGTAGACAAAACGCATAAACGCGCGCATATAGGCACGGGCCTCGGCCTTTCGATAGTGAAGCACATTTTTGAGCAGCACGGCGCGCGCTACGGAGTTACGAGCGAAGTGGGGAAGGGCAGCACGTTCTGGTTCGAGCTTAAGGCGAAAGAGACGAGCGAGATCAAATAA
- a CDS encoding trypsin-like peptidase domain-containing protein: MAACMIGSLVLGMAGGAISTRVMIKNDPTLEPKVIYQAVETNFEGQNMQSGQSLSTEDIAALVSDSVVEISTEKTVFDYWFGQYVTQGAGSGVIISENGYIITNNHVISGASKISVTLTSGKQYAAELIGSDEQSDIAVIKIDASDLTTAIYGDSDELRVGNHIVAIGNPLGQLGGTVTDGIISALDREIAIDGQKMNLMQISASINPGNSGGGLFDGKGQLVGIVNAKSAGTSIEGLGFAIPINDVKEIVENIMNTGRVPGRAVLGVMLIDINDVRTAMSYRVQEYGTYILETTPGGSADAAGLKSGDYIVSFDGTEVTNGTQLKNLVETHSEGDTATMVVKRGDETLSFDVTFK; the protein is encoded by the coding sequence ATGGCAGCATGCATGATAGGGTCGCTCGTTTTAGGCATGGCGGGCGGCGCGATATCTACTAGGGTAATGATAAAAAACGATCCCACGCTCGAACCGAAGGTAATATATCAGGCCGTTGAGACGAATTTTGAAGGACAGAACATGCAGTCCGGACAGTCGCTCAGTACTGAGGATATAGCGGCGCTCGTAAGCGATTCCGTAGTTGAGATATCGACGGAAAAGACGGTGTTCGACTACTGGTTCGGCCAGTACGTGACGCAGGGCGCCGGAAGCGGCGTTATAATCTCCGAAAACGGCTACATAATAACGAACAATCACGTTATAAGCGGAGCGTCAAAAATAAGCGTAACGCTCACTTCAGGCAAACAGTACGCCGCAGAGCTTATAGGCTCAGACGAGCAGAGCGATATAGCGGTGATAAAGATAGATGCAAGCGATCTTACGACTGCGATCTACGGCGATTCCGATGAGCTTAGAGTCGGCAATCACATAGTCGCCATAGGCAATCCGCTCGGACAGCTTGGCGGCACGGTCACGGACGGCATAATAAGCGCGCTTGACCGCGAGATCGCGATCGACGGACAGAAGATGAACCTTATGCAGATAAGCGCGTCGATAAATCCCGGCAACTCGGGCGGCGGACTTTTCGACGGCAAAGGACAGCTCGTCGGTATAGTCAACGCAAAGTCGGCCGGAACGAGTATAGAGGGGCTCGGCTTCGCGATACCGATAAACGATGTAAAAGAAATAGTCGAAAACATTATGAACACGGGCCGCGTACCGGGAAGAGCGGTGCTAGGAGTTATGCTGATAGATATAAACGACGTGCGCACGGCTATGAGTTACCGAGTTCAGGAGTACGGAACGTATATTCTTGAAACTACTCCGGGCGGCTCTGCAGACGCCGCGGGGCTAAAGTCCGGCGACTACATCGTAAGCTTTGACGGAACGGAAGTGACAAACGGCACCCAGCTTAAAAACCTCGTGGAGACGCATTCCGAGGGAGATACCGCAACGATGGTCGTAAAGCGAGGCGACGAGACGCTGAGCTTTGACGTTACGTTTAAATAA
- a CDS encoding fructose-1,6-bisphosphatase: MKYLNLLAEKYPNIQSAITEIINLNAILNLPKATEHFVSDIHGEDAAFTHILNNASGVIRAKIDDLFEGKLTEREKKSLAALIYYPEEKLEILKTQQDNLNEFYKITLHRLIEVVRVVSSKYTRSKVRKALPPDFAYIIDELLNYQDDLGNKEQYYANIVSTIINIGSADSFIYAMCELIKRLAVDHLHVLGDIFDRGPGPDKVMDALINHHSVDITWGNHDILWMGAAAGHDACIANVLRISLRYSHMACLEEGYGINLLPLAKFALDKYGNTDISRFIPKNAESELTGMAAMMQKAMAVIQFKLEAEVIRRHPEYEMEDRAQLHLIDYDKKVIRIDGKEYELLDCDFPTIDPKDPYKLTPDEEHIVVKLRNSFKNSRLLQKHIRFMFAKGGMYIKYNGNLLFHGCIPLNKDGTFASVEIDGVPYKGRALLEEMEKIVRRGYYAPEGSREKEQGMDMMWYLWNGPKSPLFGKKKMATLERYIAKDKALHKEENNTYFKLRDSDALCDMVCEEFSMSKETTHIINGHVPVKVKEDESPIKAGGRLMDIDGGMSKAYQSVTGIAGYTLIYNSYSIRLVSHEAFKSRQEAIENEADIYSTEVIQIKTKRRLRVADTDVGVRLQAQIDDLTELLAAYRSGRIKELFK; this comes from the coding sequence ATGAAGTATCTTAATCTTTTAGCGGAAAAGTATCCGAACATACAAAGCGCGATAACGGAGATAATCAATTTGAACGCCATTTTGAACCTTCCGAAGGCTACGGAGCATTTCGTGTCCGACATACACGGCGAGGACGCCGCTTTCACGCATATTCTGAATAATGCGTCGGGCGTTATCCGCGCAAAGATCGACGACCTGTTCGAAGGCAAGCTCACAGAAAGAGAGAAAAAAAGCCTTGCCGCTCTGATATATTATCCCGAGGAGAAGCTTGAGATATTAAAGACGCAACAGGATAATCTTAATGAGTTCTACAAGATAACGCTTCACCGCCTTATTGAGGTCGTGCGCGTCGTTTCTTCAAAATATACTCGTTCCAAGGTGCGTAAGGCGCTCCCGCCCGACTTCGCCTACATAATCGACGAGCTTTTGAATTATCAGGACGACCTGGGCAATAAGGAGCAGTATTACGCAAATATCGTTTCAACTATAATAAACATAGGCAGCGCCGATTCCTTCATTTACGCCATGTGCGAGCTTATCAAACGCCTTGCGGTGGATCATCTTCACGTGCTGGGCGATATATTCGACAGAGGACCCGGCCCCGACAAGGTCATGGACGCGCTTATAAATCACCATTCGGTTGACATAACGTGGGGAAATCATGACATTCTCTGGATGGGCGCCGCGGCGGGACACGACGCCTGCATCGCGAACGTACTGCGCATCTCGCTGCGTTACAGCCATATGGCTTGCCTTGAGGAAGGCTACGGCATAAACCTACTGCCGCTTGCAAAATTCGCGCTCGACAAATACGGAAATACCGACATTTCGCGCTTTATACCGAAGAACGCCGAGTCTGAGCTTACGGGTATGGCCGCTATGATGCAGAAGGCTATGGCCGTGATACAGTTCAAGCTGGAGGCCGAAGTGATACGCCGTCATCCCGAATACGAGATGGAGGACCGCGCGCAGCTTCATCTTATCGACTACGATAAAAAGGTAATACGTATAGACGGCAAGGAATACGAGCTTTTGGACTGCGATTTTCCGACGATAGACCCGAAAGACCCCTACAAGCTTACTCCCGATGAAGAGCACATAGTCGTAAAGCTCCGCAATTCCTTTAAGAACAGCCGCCTGCTCCAGAAGCATATTCGCTTTATGTTCGCAAAGGGCGGTATGTATATAAAGTATAACGGCAACCTTCTGTTCCACGGCTGTATCCCGCTCAATAAGGACGGTACATTTGCGTCTGTGGAGATAGACGGCGTACCGTATAAAGGCAGGGCGCTGCTTGAAGAGATGGAGAAGATAGTAAGACGCGGATATTACGCGCCCGAGGGCAGCCGCGAAAAAGAGCAGGGCATGGATATGATGTGGTATCTTTGGAACGGCCCGAAATCACCGCTTTTCGGCAAAAAGAAAATGGCCACTTTGGAGCGCTACATAGCAAAGGATAAGGCGCTTCACAAGGAAGAGAACAACACCTACTTCAAGCTGCGCGACAGCGACGCTCTATGCGATATGGTCTGCGAGGAGTTCTCAATGTCTAAGGAGACGACGCACATAATAAACGGTCACGTTCCCGTAAAGGTCAAAGAGGACGAAAGCCCGATAAAGGCCGGAGGACGCCTTATGGATATCGACGGAGGCATGTCAAAGGCTTACCAGTCGGTAACGGGTATCGCCGGATATACGCTCATATACAATTCATACAGCATAAGGCTTGTTTCCCATGAGGCGTTCAAGTCGCGCCAGGAGGCGATAGAGAACGAAGCCGACATCTACTCGACCGAGGTAATACAGATAAAGACGAAGAGAAGACTTCGCGTAGCGGACACCGACGTCGGCGTAAGGCTGCAGGCGCAGATAGACGATCTTACCGAGCTTTTAGCAGCGTATAGAAGCGGCAGAATAAAAGAGCTGTTCAAATAG